A single genomic interval of Anaerolineales bacterium harbors:
- a CDS encoding helix-turn-helix transcriptional regulator, translating into MTDSAALTLRAKMLGAIIREARTEAHLSLSEAAEMIGTTRGILSSYEHGRRIISLPELELLAFHLDTPLDSLIAPTAPEKDERDEFDPEVFLSLRQRIIGALVRKRRSDTGMTMKALAESIGISSRSMGSYERGEKSIPFTDLELIVEALGQSIEDYIDDEGPVGEWLTTNKAFKNFMDFSPEIREFLCKPGNETYVQIAKQLSEIPVEKLRILAETLLDITL; encoded by the coding sequence ATGACCGATTCAGCTGCGCTTACATTGCGAGCGAAAATGCTGGGGGCAATTATACGCGAGGCTCGTACGGAAGCCCATCTAAGCCTCAGCGAAGCCGCAGAAATGATCGGAACCACGAGGGGGATTCTTTCCTCCTACGAACACGGTCGTCGCATCATCTCTTTACCTGAACTCGAACTGCTTGCCTTCCACCTGGACACTCCCCTGGATTCCTTGATCGCCCCAACCGCCCCGGAGAAGGACGAAAGAGACGAGTTCGACCCTGAAGTCTTTCTTTCGCTGCGTCAGCGGATCATCGGTGCGCTCGTTCGGAAGCGTAGAAGCGATACCGGAATGACGATGAAGGCGTTGGCAGAAAGCATAGGAATCTCCTCCAGGAGTATGGGCTCGTACGAACGCGGGGAAAAATCCATTCCCTTCACCGATCTCGAATTGATCGTCGAAGCGTTAGGGCAATCGATCGAGGACTATATCGACGATGAAGGTCCGGTCGGGGAATGGCTCACGACGAACAAGGCATTTAAGAATTTCATGGATTTTTCGCCGGAGATTCGCGAATTTCTTTGTAAGCCCGGCAACGAGACGTACGTACAAATCGCCAAACAACTCAGTGAGATTCCCGTCGAGAAACTGCGCATCCTCGCCGAGACTCTACTCGACATAACTCTATGA
- a CDS encoding response regulator transcription factor, translating into MSEDKKQTILVVDDEPRYVQLVEVNLRTEGYEVRSANDGQEALEEVSKEQPDLIMLDVMMPVMDGFTACERIREFSSVPIIILTAKGEERDRVRGLDAGADDYIVKPFSAQEMLARVRAVLRRAERTMDESFHQPIFTHHELTIDLPRALVTVSGERVSLTATEYRLLQTFASSIGQVISSDDLLSMVWGPEYQDDKEILWVCLSRLRQKIEPDPKNPIHIVTRQGIGYLMPPEDE; encoded by the coding sequence ATGAGTGAAGACAAGAAACAAACCATCTTGGTCGTAGACGATGAACCTCGATACGTTCAACTCGTCGAAGTCAACTTGCGGACCGAAGGATACGAAGTGCGATCGGCAAACGATGGCCAGGAAGCACTGGAAGAAGTCTCGAAGGAACAGCCGGACTTGATCATGCTGGACGTGATGATGCCCGTGATGGACGGCTTCACAGCTTGTGAGAGGATTCGAGAATTTTCATCCGTGCCCATCATCATCCTCACCGCAAAGGGCGAGGAACGGGATCGAGTCCGCGGACTGGATGCCGGCGCCGACGATTACATCGTCAAACCTTTTTCGGCGCAAGAAATGCTGGCACGGGTGCGCGCCGTCCTGCGGCGCGCAGAACGTACGATGGACGAAAGCTTCCATCAACCGATATTCACCCATCACGAACTGACGATCGATTTGCCGCGCGCGTTGGTTACCGTATCGGGCGAACGAGTCTCACTCACGGCGACGGAGTATCGCCTGCTGCAAACTTTTGCGAGTTCCATAGGACAGGTCATAAGTTCTGACGACTTACTTTCGATGGTATGGGGACCGGAATACCAGGACGATAAGGAAATCCTCTGGGTCTGCCTAAGCCGCCTGCGGCAGAAAATCGAACCTGATCCCAAGAATCCGATTCACATTGTCACCCGCCAAGGAATCGGCTATCTTATGCCACCTGAAGATGAATGA
- a CDS encoding cob(I)yrinic acid a,c-diamide adenosyltransferase — protein sequence MSSEKRTGDDGFTNLLGDERVAKHHLRPSSYGTVDESSAALGLARSFALSDDTKDVIRAVQKDLYHMMAELAATKAAASRFRDIDEDRVGWLEREIAGFEQKIEIQKDFVLVGDSPAATALDLARAIVRRAERSVAKLSHENEIDNAQVLAYLNRLSHLCFVLMLWEDHLAGNEKPQRTKE from the coding sequence ATGTCTTCAGAGAAACGGACGGGCGACGACGGTTTTACAAATCTACTCGGTGACGAACGCGTCGCCAAACATCACCTTCGACCGAGCAGTTACGGTACGGTCGATGAATCGTCTGCCGCGCTGGGGCTGGCGCGTTCGTTTGCGCTCTCGGACGACACGAAAGATGTGATTCGCGCCGTTCAAAAAGACCTCTACCACATGATGGCCGAACTCGCTGCCACGAAAGCGGCGGCTTCCCGTTTCCGAGATATCGACGAGGACCGGGTTGGCTGGTTGGAACGAGAGATCGCAGGATTCGAGCAGAAGATCGAAATTCAGAAGGATTTTGTGTTGGTTGGAGATTCGCCGGCCGCCACGGCGCTCGATCTGGCGCGGGCGATCGTGCGCAGGGCGGAACGCAGCGTGGCTAAATTATCGCACGAGAATGAAATCGACAACGCCCAGGTCCTTGCTTACCTCAACAGATTATCCCATCTGTGTTTCGTGCTCATGTTGTGGGAGGATCATCTGGCCGGCAACGAGAAACCGCAGCGGACGAAAGAGTAG
- a CDS encoding lysophospholipase, translating to MERKFQRLTASDGVKLYWQAWEPDGNAEATVCLLHGLGEHAGRYDHVARAFTAKGIAFHAIDLRGHGKSEGPRGHTPSLDQWLDDIRLLIDHANAEKARFLYGHSLGGLLALRFGLRPTTPLTGVIATGPALRRKFEVPTLKLLLGRLMSRVWPTFSQHSGLNPHDLSRDESVVQAYIDDPLVHDWASARLFIEATRAGEETLAHAAEFHQPLLLICGQEDHIIDVSACETFFEQSTSEDKTLRILPGLYHEVHNEPEKAGVIEEIVTWVVQRI from the coding sequence ATGGAAAGAAAATTTCAGCGGCTTACGGCCAGCGACGGCGTGAAACTGTATTGGCAAGCCTGGGAGCCGGACGGAAACGCCGAGGCGACGGTGTGTTTACTGCATGGGCTCGGAGAGCATGCCGGGCGATACGATCACGTCGCCCGGGCGTTTACGGCAAAGGGGATTGCCTTTCATGCCATCGATTTACGCGGACACGGCAAATCCGAAGGCCCGCGCGGCCATACGCCCAGTTTGGATCAATGGCTCGACGATATCCGGCTGCTCATCGATCACGCAAACGCCGAAAAAGCCCGCTTTCTATACGGCCACAGTCTCGGGGGGCTGCTCGCCCTGCGCTTCGGGCTGCGACCGACCACGCCGCTCACCGGCGTCATCGCCACAGGACCCGCCTTGAGGCGCAAATTTGAGGTGCCAACGCTCAAACTTCTGCTGGGCCGGCTGATGTCGAGGGTATGGCCGACCTTTTCGCAGCACAGCGGTCTTAATCCGCACGATTTATCACGGGACGAGTCCGTCGTACAAGCCTACATCGATGATCCCCTCGTACATGATTGGGCCAGCGCCCGCCTTTTCATTGAAGCAACCCGAGCCGGTGAGGAAACCCTCGCACACGCAGCGGAGTTCCATCAGCCGCTGTTATTGATCTGTGGCCAGGAGGATCACATCATCGACGTCTCCGCGTGTGAAACGTTTTTCGAACAATCGACGAGCGAAGATAAAACCTTACGCATCCTTCCGGGACTGTATCATGAGGTGCACAACGAGCCTGAAAAGGCCGGTGTGATCGAAGAAATCGTGACGTGGGTGGTTCAACGGATATAA
- a CDS encoding tetratricopeptide repeat protein: protein MKESEASPEELEELALESYRSGQYERSIERYTLAREHYSKDQNSSKAAEIANNLCVVLLAANQPQAALELVRDTPDYFLSQGDENRAAQASGNLASALEACGQNSAAEHAYHQAIDLFDKISDSENYSSTLQALSRLQLRQGKPLEALSTMQSGLETMPKARARDRLLRQLLKWPFRLIGR from the coding sequence ATGAAAGAGAGCGAAGCTTCGCCGGAAGAACTCGAAGAACTCGCACTGGAGTCGTATCGCTCGGGTCAATACGAGCGGAGTATCGAACGTTATACCCTCGCCAGAGAGCACTACAGCAAGGATCAAAACTCGAGTAAAGCGGCAGAGATCGCCAATAACTTGTGTGTCGTCTTGCTTGCGGCGAATCAGCCGCAAGCCGCTCTCGAGTTGGTTCGTGACACCCCCGACTATTTCCTCTCGCAAGGCGATGAAAACCGAGCTGCCCAGGCTTCCGGCAATCTCGCTTCGGCGCTCGAAGCCTGCGGCCAAAATTCCGCCGCAGAACATGCCTATCATCAAGCCATCGACTTGTTCGACAAGATCAGCGATTCGGAAAATTATTCCTCCACGCTTCAAGCACTCTCGCGTCTGCAGCTCCGGCAGGGAAAACCGCTCGAAGCGCTCTCCACGATGCAGAGTGGTCTCGAAACGATGCCCAAAGCGCGAGCGCGTGACCGTCTACTGCGTCAATTATTGAAATGGCCATTCCGTTTAATCGGTCGCTGA
- a CDS encoding DsbA family protein: protein MSKRADKIAQNRKQRSQRRLIGLFMIIGGALIIAALLIWPSLNATQDINVPAAREYPFADGTSLGSPDAPVVIEDYSDFLCSHCRDFDQSTLPQIIANYVSTGQVRIEFRQFPILGSGSTVAANASLCAAEQNRFWQYTDLLFANQTAANFSSARLIAFAESLNLDRDQFSSCLDEGRYNTRVDAEFTAGRDRGVNSTPTFFINGQELVGAAPYVDFQQVIDSALQLAD, encoded by the coding sequence ATGAGTAAACGTGCAGATAAAATCGCCCAGAATAGAAAACAGCGAAGCCAAAGGCGCTTGATCGGGCTGTTCATGATCATCGGTGGAGCGCTCATCATTGCAGCATTGCTGATTTGGCCCAGTCTGAACGCCACACAGGACATCAACGTTCCAGCGGCCCGCGAATATCCCTTCGCCGATGGCACTTCGCTCGGAAGCCCAGATGCGCCGGTCGTTATCGAAGACTATTCGGATTTTCTATGCTCGCATTGTCGCGATTTCGACCAAAGTACGCTGCCGCAAATCATCGCCAACTATGTCTCAACAGGCCAGGTGAGAATCGAGTTTCGCCAATTTCCCATTCTCGGCAGCGGGTCGACCGTCGCGGCGAACGCCAGTCTGTGTGCCGCCGAGCAGAATCGTTTTTGGCAATACACCGACCTTCTCTTTGCGAATCAAACCGCCGCCAACTTTTCCTCCGCTCGCTTAATCGCTTTCGCGGAGTCCTTGAATCTCGATCGAGATCAATTCTCGAGTTGTCTGGATGAAGGGCGCTATAATACCAGAGTGGATGCGGAATTCACTGCCGGTAGGGATCGCGGAGTAAATTCGACCCCTACGTTCTTCATCAACGGGCAGGAATTGGTCGGTGCCGCACCTTACGTGGATTTTCAACAAGTTATCGATTCCGCACTGCAGCTCGCGGATTGA
- a CDS encoding histidine kinase dimerization/phospho-acceptor domain-containing protein, translating into MAKSDPKGGQTVILCPQCNYPIPTDSKTCLECGVDIAIYALLAEKAYLEGLPDSAPIRTTPPALVPRIGEYLVGQKLISADNLETALEKQKESTARGEHHLIGQTLLQLGFIDRKSLDKAITEQIIQLHAALQESNRTLERRVHERTVELRRALERLSEVNQIKANLISNISHELRTPLSHIKGYLELLLEDQIGEISKTMWTRGYLPCLPTWIGCSGSCFN; encoded by the coding sequence GTGGCGAAATCAGATCCGAAGGGCGGCCAGACAGTCATCCTCTGTCCCCAGTGCAACTACCCAATTCCCACAGACTCCAAAACGTGTTTGGAATGCGGGGTCGACATCGCCATTTATGCTTTGTTGGCCGAAAAAGCGTATCTTGAAGGTCTTCCGGATTCCGCTCCGATCCGCACGACCCCTCCGGCTCTGGTGCCTCGCATCGGTGAATATCTGGTGGGGCAAAAGCTGATTTCAGCCGACAATCTGGAAACCGCCCTCGAAAAACAGAAGGAGAGCACCGCCAGGGGTGAACACCATCTTATCGGGCAGACGCTCCTCCAACTCGGCTTCATCGATCGCAAATCATTGGACAAAGCCATCACGGAACAGATCATCCAACTGCATGCCGCCCTGCAGGAATCGAATCGTACATTGGAACGAAGAGTCCACGAACGAACCGTCGAACTGCGCCGAGCGCTGGAGCGGCTTTCCGAAGTCAATCAGATCAAAGCCAATTTGATTTCCAACATTTCCCACGAACTCCGTACCCCGCTTTCTCACATCAAAGGCTATCTCGAATTGCTTCTCGAGGATCAGATTGGAGAGATCTCGAAAACGATGTGGACGAGGGGATACCTGCCGTGTTTGCCGACCTGGATCGGCTGTTCTGGGTCTTGTTTCAATTGA
- a CDS encoding ComEA family DNA-binding protein — MLQKLGTFLGGLLSGLLATGLLILFISEPRGTPVVLEPPPTPGPIRVHVAGAVANPGVYELPDGSIARQAIEKAGGALDNAAMDRINLASTLSDGEQITVPIQVDASDPTSIARPETNASAHDLLDINTATAPELERLPGIGPSLAQKIVEYREKYGPFGKVEDITHVSGIGSAKFDQIRDLICVR; from the coding sequence ATGCTGCAGAAGCTTGGCACTTTTCTCGGAGGACTGCTCAGCGGATTACTCGCAACCGGACTGCTGATCCTGTTCATTTCCGAACCGCGTGGAACGCCCGTAGTTCTGGAGCCGCCGCCGACGCCGGGTCCGATACGAGTTCATGTTGCCGGCGCGGTGGCCAATCCGGGAGTTTACGAATTGCCTGACGGATCGATCGCCCGCCAGGCGATCGAAAAAGCGGGCGGCGCGCTGGACAACGCAGCCATGGATAGGATCAATCTCGCCTCGACTTTGTCGGATGGGGAACAAATCACCGTGCCCATCCAGGTGGATGCCAGCGATCCGACCAGCATTGCGCGCCCCGAAACCAATGCGTCGGCCCATGATTTACTCGACATCAACACGGCAACCGCGCCGGAATTGGAGAGACTCCCCGGCATCGGGCCTAGTCTGGCGCAGAAGATCGTCGAATACAGGGAAAAATATGGTCCCTTCGGGAAAGTCGAGGACATCACACACGTTTCGGGCATCGGATCGGCGAAATTCGACCAAATCCGGGATCTCATCTGCGTTCGCTAG
- a CDS encoding ATP-binding protein, which yields MTGPLPAPEPLTVGTELNAVYAIARVVAETFDTEAGLDAVFRLARTIFIFDTVALLLQNQESGELEPIYARALGRGRSQEEDLAWGAPAAVEAFRLGQTVLRQEDAGPMVKSRDRRRDYLGLPLVVSGRRVGGLTFGRFGGPSYPAEHIRLAEFVGWHVGQLLENRRMARRIANLEAQRQLARMQDEFVSTVSHELRTPLGFIKGYVTTLLREDTEWDEETRKQFLSIIDDESDRLRELIDNLLDSSRLQTGTLKMTFSPTHLSPILNDVIQRTISLYPEMRLTAEMDEDIPEIEIDGTRIAQVLENFITNAHKYAPDSAVNIQVRRNDQRLRVSVIDQGPGIPTDHVPHLFERFYRVPETSSSVRGTGLGLYICRKIIEAHGGEIGVESKLGQGSKFYFTLPININGIDRGENEHE from the coding sequence ATGACCGGACCTCTGCCTGCCCCAGAACCACTGACCGTCGGCACGGAATTGAACGCCGTGTATGCAATCGCACGCGTGGTTGCCGAGACCTTCGACACCGAAGCCGGATTGGATGCAGTCTTCCGGCTGGCGCGCACGATCTTCATTTTCGACACAGTCGCGTTGTTACTTCAAAACCAGGAATCCGGTGAATTGGAGCCGATTTACGCACGCGCCCTCGGACGCGGCCGGTCGCAAGAGGAGGATCTGGCCTGGGGTGCACCTGCTGCGGTCGAAGCCTTCCGTCTGGGCCAGACCGTGCTGCGGCAGGAAGACGCCGGCCCGATGGTAAAAAGCCGTGACCGCCGCCGGGATTATCTCGGTCTCCCTCTCGTCGTTTCGGGGCGTCGAGTCGGTGGGCTCACGTTTGGCCGTTTCGGTGGACCATCCTATCCTGCGGAACACATTCGCCTGGCAGAATTCGTTGGTTGGCACGTGGGACAGCTGTTGGAAAATCGCCGCATGGCGCGCCGTATCGCAAACCTGGAAGCGCAGCGCCAGCTGGCGCGTATGCAGGACGAGTTCGTTTCCACGGTGTCTCACGAACTGAGAACGCCGCTCGGCTTCATCAAGGGATACGTAACAACCTTACTGCGCGAGGACACGGAATGGGACGAAGAAACTCGCAAACAGTTCCTTTCGATCATCGACGATGAGTCCGATCGCTTGCGCGAACTCATCGACAACCTGCTGGACTCATCTCGCTTGCAGACCGGAACGCTGAAGATGACCTTCTCCCCCACCCACCTCTCACCCATCCTGAACGACGTCATCCAGCGCACGATATCTTTGTATCCCGAGATGCGACTGACCGCCGAAATGGACGAAGACATTCCCGAGATCGAAATCGACGGAACGCGCATCGCCCAGGTGCTGGAAAATTTCATTACCAATGCCCACAAATATGCCCCCGATTCAGCCGTCAACATCCAGGTCCGGCGAAACGATCAACGTTTGAGGGTGTCGGTGATCGACCAGGGACCGGGCATACCTACAGATCATGTTCCCCACCTTTTTGAGCGCTTCTATCGCGTCCCGGAAACGAGCAGCTCGGTCCGAGGAACGGGTTTGGGGCTGTACATCTGTCGGAAGATCATCGAAGCGCACGGTGGTGAGATCGGTGTGGAAAGCAAACTCGGCCAGGGCTCGAAATTCTACTTTACGCTGCCGATTAACATCAACGGCATAGACCGCGGAGAGAACGAACATGAGTGA
- a CDS encoding DUF554 domain-containing protein, with the protein MLGTLINIASVFVGSTIGILSGQRFPERVRQTVIASLGVFTMAVGVSLFIDSMGVDGENVLVPLISLLVGGILGEWWRIERRLKSLGAWLEARFAAGEGEAVGENRFVRGFLSASLLFCVGPMTILGSIQDGLTGDYRLLVIKSVLDGFAAIALASTLGIGVMFSVIVILLYQGGISLLAAQATAFFSDIMLAELTAVGGILLLSLSIGSILELRPIRSGNLLPALLVAPILVLVFQALGIG; encoded by the coding sequence GTGCTCGGAACCTTGATTAACATCGCAAGCGTCTTCGTGGGCAGCACCATCGGGATTCTATCCGGACAGCGGTTTCCTGAACGAGTACGGCAAACCGTGATCGCCAGTTTGGGGGTCTTCACGATGGCGGTTGGCGTCAGTTTGTTCATCGACAGTATGGGAGTCGACGGGGAGAATGTGCTCGTCCCACTGATCAGCTTGCTGGTCGGGGGGATTCTGGGGGAGTGGTGGCGTATCGAACGGCGCTTGAAGTCGCTCGGAGCGTGGCTCGAGGCAAGATTCGCGGCCGGCGAAGGTGAGGCGGTTGGCGAGAATCGCTTCGTGCGCGGGTTTCTTTCGGCCAGCCTGCTCTTCTGCGTTGGTCCCATGACCATTCTCGGATCGATACAGGACGGTCTGACCGGAGATTACCGCCTGCTCGTGATCAAATCCGTACTGGATGGTTTCGCTGCGATTGCTTTGGCATCCACGCTGGGTATCGGCGTGATGTTTTCGGTGATCGTGATACTGCTCTATCAGGGGGGAATCAGTCTACTCGCGGCGCAGGCCACCGCTTTTTTCAGCGATATCATGCTGGCGGAACTGACGGCAGTGGGCGGGATCCTGCTGTTGAGTTTGTCGATCGGTTCGATACTCGAGCTTCGCCCAATCCGCTCCGGCAATTTACTCCCGGCTTTGCTTGTCGCACCGATCCTGGTGCTCGTGTTTCAAGCGTTGGGGATCGGTTGA
- a CDS encoding ATP-binding protein has protein sequence MFADLDRLFWVLFQLIDNAIKFTPSGGSVRLSAKQDDQLVIISVSDTGIGIPPDRMEEIFEPFHQLDGSPTRRYGGAGLGLALARLIINAHGSELKVESEEGEGSTFSFALSPVVLPS, from the coding sequence GTGTTTGCCGACCTGGATCGGCTGTTCTGGGTCTTGTTTCAATTGATCGACAACGCAATCAAATTTACGCCTTCCGGGGGAAGCGTACGTCTGTCTGCCAAGCAAGACGATCAACTCGTCATCATCTCGGTCAGCGATACCGGAATCGGGATCCCACCAGACCGAATGGAAGAGATTTTTGAACCTTTCCATCAATTGGACGGTTCCCCGACGCGCCGATACGGTGGGGCGGGACTCGGACTTGCACTGGCGAGGCTGATCATAAACGCCCACGGCAGTGAATTAAAGGTGGAAAGTGAAGAAGGCGAAGGCAGCACTTTTAGCTTCGCGCTCTCCCCCGTAGTGCTACCGTCATGA
- a CDS encoding N-acetyltransferase yields MSSHAAWTFRSSTPNDHDEVLHLIQTADYLHQHFDWVDALSLLGQPPYVIALHGNRVIGCLACPPDPPEVSWIRLFAVGLSYTPSDLWTPLWHEAALQARSMNVRHAAALLSADWFAPLLEKTGFRHSNDVVFLEWQRQPLPATDLTRGTIRTMQREDLPSVAELDERAFGGIWRYSEKTLRHAFRRASEARVIEIENRIAAYQISTESHYGAHLARLAVDPSWQRQGFGRALVIDAIRRLMRASKWKMSVNTQLDNTRSLQLYEQLGFNRKEPRHPVYEMELDS; encoded by the coding sequence ATGAGCAGCCACGCTGCATGGACTTTTCGATCTTCAACGCCAAACGACCACGACGAAGTGCTGCACCTGATCCAAACAGCAGACTATTTGCACCAACATTTCGATTGGGTAGACGCACTTTCACTTCTAGGTCAACCCCCATACGTCATCGCGCTGCATGGAAATCGCGTCATTGGATGTTTGGCCTGTCCTCCGGATCCACCGGAGGTTTCGTGGATACGACTCTTTGCGGTCGGTCTCTCGTACACCCCGTCCGATCTCTGGACTCCGCTCTGGCACGAAGCGGCTCTGCAGGCACGATCCATGAACGTACGTCACGCCGCAGCCCTTCTGTCTGCGGATTGGTTCGCCCCACTACTCGAGAAAACCGGTTTCCGACACAGCAACGATGTCGTCTTCCTCGAATGGCAGCGGCAACCCCTGCCGGCCACTGACCTCACCAGGGGTACGATTCGAACCATGCAGCGAGAAGATCTTCCGAGCGTAGCTGAGCTGGACGAACGCGCCTTTGGGGGTATTTGGCGCTATTCCGAGAAAACGCTGCGCCACGCCTTCCGCCGGGCTTCCGAGGCTCGTGTCATCGAGATCGAAAACCGCATCGCTGCATACCAAATCAGCACCGAATCCCATTACGGCGCACATCTCGCTCGCCTGGCTGTAGATCCGTCCTGGCAGCGGCAGGGTTTCGGCAGAGCGTTGGTCATAGATGCAATCCGGCGACTGATGCGTGCTTCGAAGTGGAAGATGTCCGTGAATACGCAGCTCGATAATACACGCAGTCTACAGCTCTATGAGCAGCTTGGTTTCAATCGGAAAGAACCCAGGCACCCGGTTTACGAGATGGAACTTGACTCATGA
- a CDS encoding response regulator, giving the protein MTVWPPFGSDFATVAPRRNFSIFRIIEEGINFCRNEHPDVVILDLLMPEMDGWEVCERIREFSEVPILVLSALGSPASVARALDAGADDYLIKPIHASLLASRLRTLVRRNLVLQEQKIA; this is encoded by the coding sequence ATGACTGTCTGGCCGCCCTTCGGATCTGATTTCGCCACCGTTGCGCCTCGTCGGAACTTTTCTATTTTTCGTATCATCGAAGAAGGCATCAATTTTTGCCGTAACGAACACCCCGATGTCGTAATCTTGGATTTACTCATGCCGGAGATGGACGGCTGGGAAGTCTGCGAACGAATTCGCGAGTTTTCCGAGGTGCCGATACTGGTGCTCTCGGCTCTCGGTTCTCCGGCGAGTGTGGCCCGAGCGTTAGATGCTGGAGCGGACGATTATCTTATCAAGCCCATCCATGCAAGTCTGTTGGCTTCACGGCTGCGCACGCTCGTTCGACGTAATCTGGTACTTCAGGAGCAGAAGATCGCCTAA